Below is a genomic region from Halobacterium sp. CBA1132.
CGCAGTCAGGGACAGGTGCGTCCACTTCGCCTTCACGTACCCGTAGGCGAACGCCTGGTACGCCGCACCGCCGTTCTCGTCGGGGTGCGAGCGCTGGTAGTCCTGGAGGATGTCGTAGAAGGGACTGGAGAACGGGGGCTCCCGCGTCGGGAGACTTTGGCTGTCGAGACGGTCGAGACCGACATCGAAGAGGCGCTGAGCCGCCTCGTATCGACCCGTTCGAGACAGTTGGTTCGCCAGTTCGAACATGTCCTCGTACTCGTCCCACTTGCCGGTGTGGTGGCCGGGCGAACTCGGGAAGTTCGTTCGGTTCAGCGCGTCGCGGAAGACCGTGATGACATCGTTCTGGACGGGGCGAATCCCGTACTTGTTCCCGTCGAGGAGGAACGTGAGCGTGTCCGTGTCGCGTTCGTCGTACCGGCTTCGAACGTCGTCGGCAGTCAGGCTCGAGTCGAAGCCGTTCAGCCAGTCGTCGACCTGCGAGAGCTGCTCGGCGACCATGAGGAAGTCGATGGCGAGTCCGAGCGTCCCCTTCGAAGACGCGAAGTAGTCCTCCGCGCGGTTCACGAGCGCCTCGATTGTCTCTTTCTCCTCATTAGACAGCGTCGACGGGTCGTGCTGGTACTCGGTCCGAAAGTACTCTCGGAGGAATTCTTCGATTGCCTCGTCTTCCTCGTCGGTCCGGCCGGCAGTCACTTCGAATCACCGTCGTTCAGATCCTCGACGACGTTCGCGACCTCCTCGCCGGTCTCGGTGAGCGAATACAGTTTTGTCCGGGACTCCGCGCTGTGGGACTGGACGAGGTCGCGTTCGCGGAGTTCGGTGAGAGCACGGCTGACGTGGGAGCGAGCGAGGTTACGTACGTCTGCGATGGAACTCGGATTAGTCGGCTTTCCCGCCAACTCCGCGACGACCGCTTGTCGATACTTCGAACCGAGGA
It encodes:
- a CDS encoding helix-turn-helix transcriptional regulator, which codes for MTLTANHDDESELDHAAYVLGSKYRQAVVAELAGKPTNPSSIADVRNLARSHVSRALTELRERDLVQSHSAESRTKLYSLTETGEEVANVVEDLNDGDSK